The sequence TTTGGCCTCCTCCAGGTAAAATATAAAAATATCCCCAACGGTCAATACCTTTAATCATTAATATTTTTCCATCTTTTATTATTATTGCCTTAGCAGAATTTCTTATATTAGACATTCTTAATTCTCCTTTCTTGAAATTTTAGCCTTATAGTATAATTTATTTCATGAGACTAGAAGAAATAAAATATTTATATCAAAAAATAAAAAAAGAGTCTATTTCTTCAGAAAAGTCTGTATTTTATTTTTGTGCTTATGTTCCTTGTGAGCTAATATATGCAAGTGGATTTAAACCTATAAGGTTTTTACCTTCTCCTATATATTTTGCGAGAAGTGATGAATATTTACCAAAATATTTGTGTCCTTATTTAAGATCTATTACTGAAGAGGTTTTAAGAGAAGATAAAAGGTTTGAAAAGGTAATATTTACTGATAGTTGCGATTCTTCAAGAAGAATTTTTGAAGTCTGGAGATATCTGAATCTTTCTAAAGAAATTTATTTTCTTCAAATTCCTTTTGGAGAGAAAGAAGAGGATGTTAGGTATTTTGCAAAAAATATAAGAGATCTTTTCTATTTTTTAAATACAAAGGGAAATATAGAAAATATTTTTGAAAGTATAAATATCTATAACTTGGGAAGAAAGAAAATAAGAAACTCCTGGCAATATTCTTTGCTCTTTTATTCTATGGATATTAAAGAATTTTTAAAGCTTTCTTTTGAACCTACAAATGACAATAATAAAAAATTTTATCTTTTTTCTACAGTGTATCCTATAGAACTAATAGAGTATATGGAGAATTTAAATTTAAATATCATATATGATGATTCCTGTTTTGGAATAAGAACAGAAGAAGAAATAAAAATATTAGATGATGATCCTTTTTATTCTCTGGCCTATTATTATCTTAAAAGGGAAGGTTGTGTGAGAAGAAGAAATTTATTGGATAAAATTTCTATAATTAAAGAAAGAGTGAAAAAAGAAAATATAAAAGGGGTAATTTTTTATTCCTTAAAATATTGTGATCCCCTTCTTTTTTATATCCCTATATTAAAGGAAGAATTGAGAAAGGAGAATATACCATCGTTAATTTTAGAAGATGATTTTACCATGGGAATAAAAGGACAAATAAGAACAAGGTTAGAAGCTTTTTTGGAGATGGTAGGATGAAATTAAATTTAGACAAGAGAAATATAGAGAAAATAAGAAGAATTTTAAGATTTCCCCTTGTCTATCCATTAGGAGATATATTTATTAAGTTAAAATTTAGAAAGAATAAGGTAACTCTTGTATCATATGAATATGCCTTAGATCTAGTTAAGCATAATTATATGGGGAAAAATAAAGTAGTAATTACCAATATTTTAATGCCTTCAGAATTATTTTTTGCTCTTGATCTTTTCCCATTATTTCCAGAGGTAGCTTCAGCTTTTTCAGCTTCTTTAGGATTTGCAGATAAGACTCTTTTTGACAGTGAGGAAATAGTATATTCAAAGGATTTATGTAGTGTTCATAGGAATGTCATAGGATTAACTAAGAATGGTATTCTTCCAAAACCAGATTTCATCATTTCTACATCCCATCCCTGTCACTCTGCTATTCACTCTTTCTTTTTGATTTCTCAACTTTTTGGAGGAGAATATTTCCCCATAGATGTTCCTCTAAGGGACAATAATTCTATTGACTACACTGCAAAGAAATTTGAAGAGCTTTTCTTTATATTAGTTAAAAAATTAAAGATTAAAAAACCTATGTTAGGTTTGGAAAGAGCTATTAAGTATTCCAATATTTCTAGAGATTATCTTATGGAGATAAATGAGTTAAGAAAAGATTATTTAGTTATTGATGGGAGGAATTTTTTAGATTATGCAGGAATGATCTTTTCTACCTTTGGTTCCCATTGGGGAGTTAAATTTTTTAAGGTTTTAAGGGATGAAATTAAGGATAGAATTAAAAAGAAGAAGTTTCTTCCTTACAAAAAAAGAGTATGTTGGCTTCATCTTGGTCCTTATTTTAAAACAGATTTTTTTGATTGGCTAAAAAGTAAGTCTTGTACTATTGTATTTGAGGAAAGTAGTAAAGTCTATTGGGATAAACTTGATCCTAAGGATCCCTTTAAGTCTCTTGCAAAGAAAGTTATAAATGCCAAAATTTTTTATGATGTTGATGAGAGATTTAATATAGCTCTAGAAGGAGTAAAAGATTATAAGGCACAGGGAGTAATTATTTTTAATCAATGGGGTTGTAGACAAGGAGCTGGAAATTCCTATATCTTAAGAAGGAGATTAATGGAGGTGGGTATTCCTGCTATAGTAATAGATGGTGATTTAATAGATAAAGGGAATTTTCCATTAGAACAGGTAAAGACAAGAATTGAGGCTTTTCTGGAGGTGTTATAAATGGATTATTTTTTAGGAGTAGATATTGGCTCTATAACCACAAAAGTAGTTCTCCTTTCTTATGATAAGGAGAAAGTAGAGATTTTGGATTATAAAATAACAAAAACTGGGGTTGATGGTAATAATTCTGCTAAGAGATTAATCGAAGATATTTTAAGAGAAAAGAATATTTATGATTATGAAGTAAAAGGAATAACTGCGACAGGATATGGAAGAATAAGGGTTGATTTTACAAGTTTTACAAAAACAGAGATCTCTTGTCATGGAAAGGGGGTAAATTTTGTTTTTCCTTCTGCAAGAACTATTTTAGATATAGGAGGGCAGGATAGCAAGGCTATAAGAATAGGAAGTAAAGGAGAAGTATTAGATTTTGCTATGAATGATAAATGTGCTGCAGGAACAGGAAGATTTCTTGAAGTTATGTCAAAGGTATTGGAGGAAGATTTAGAAAATTTTGGGAAGATTCATATGACAACTAAAGATATGGTGGAAATTACAAATATTTGCACTGTTTTTGCAGAATCAGAGATAATAACTCTTCTTTCTGAAGGGTACAATAAAAATTCTATTATTAAAGGATTAAATTACTCTATTGGAAAAAGGGTTATTTCCTTGTTAAAAAGAGTTGGGATAGAAAGGGACGTAGTGATGACAGG is a genomic window of Dictyoglomus sp. containing:
- a CDS encoding acyl-CoA dehydratase activase; translation: MDYFLGVDIGSITTKVVLLSYDKEKVEILDYKITKTGVDGNNSAKRLIEDILREKNIYDYEVKGITATGYGRIRVDFTSFTKTEISCHGKGVNFVFPSARTILDIGGQDSKAIRIGSKGEVLDFAMNDKCAAGTGRFLEVMSKVLEEDLENFGKIHMTTKDMVEITNICTVFAESEIITLLSEGYNKNSIIKGLNYSIGKRVISLLKRVGIERDVVMTGGVAKNEGVKKAIEDLLGFEIFIPFEPQIIGALGAGLFAIENYKS
- a CDS encoding 2-hydroxyacyl-CoA dehydratase family protein, with product MKLNLDKRNIEKIRRILRFPLVYPLGDIFIKLKFRKNKVTLVSYEYALDLVKHNYMGKNKVVITNILMPSELFFALDLFPLFPEVASAFSASLGFADKTLFDSEEIVYSKDLCSVHRNVIGLTKNGILPKPDFIISTSHPCHSAIHSFFLISQLFGGEYFPIDVPLRDNNSIDYTAKKFEELFFILVKKLKIKKPMLGLERAIKYSNISRDYLMEINELRKDYLVIDGRNFLDYAGMIFSTFGSHWGVKFFKVLRDEIKDRIKKKKFLPYKKRVCWLHLGPYFKTDFFDWLKSKSCTIVFEESSKVYWDKLDPKDPFKSLAKKVINAKIFYDVDERFNIALEGVKDYKAQGVIIFNQWGCRQGAGNSYILRRRLMEVGIPAIVIDGDLIDKGNFPLEQVKTRIEAFLEVL
- a CDS encoding 2-hydroxyacyl-CoA dehydratase family protein, which produces MRLEEIKYLYQKIKKESISSEKSVFYFCAYVPCELIYASGFKPIRFLPSPIYFARSDEYLPKYLCPYLRSITEEVLREDKRFEKVIFTDSCDSSRRIFEVWRYLNLSKEIYFLQIPFGEKEEDVRYFAKNIRDLFYFLNTKGNIENIFESINIYNLGRKKIRNSWQYSLLFYSMDIKEFLKLSFEPTNDNNKKFYLFSTVYPIELIEYMENLNLNIIYDDSCFGIRTEEEIKILDDDPFYSLAYYYLKREGCVRRRNLLDKISIIKERVKKENIKGVIFYSLKYCDPLLFYIPILKEELRKENIPSLILEDDFTMGIKGQIRTRLEAFLEMVG